The DNA window TGATGCTCTTGGCAGATCTCAGATGGGATCTCAGTGATGCTGCATCCTTGTTTTcatgcacttttattttggaacatgtttatttatgtgCCGTCTTTGACAGGAGCTGTTTAAATGGTGCACGCTGCGTGTCGGAAGGTTCCTTGCTTCGCTGTCTTCTTCCTCACGCAGCAGCTGTGATGAGACCTAAGTGTGGAACCTTTATTGTCTCATGAAATGTAGACGACCGTGTTGAAATTAGCATTCAGATTACATTGACTTGGAATGTATAGTTTGTTACCTCAGTCTTGGCACTTTCCAGTagagtttaaatgttttatagcATCTGTATGCCACACATGATAGAAAATACTTTGTATAGACAATGTAtgttatttattgtatttcctATGAGttaatggaaaaaataaagagaccaaatcctttttttttaagatttgacacttttcttttaatctttGCTTAAAAATTAAGGGGATATAAACGTTCTTCTGGCGCCCCCTGTTGTCTTCACGTCGGAACTGCACCATTGAACGTCGTAATGTTTAAGTCTTTAAGATGTTTAAGTCCcgcttttatttaactttagTTTCCAGTCAGTGGGATGATAATACACTGATATTACAGTTTATTTTCAGTCTAAGTTTACAGCCCAGAGTTCCCCTGAGTCTTCCGCCACGTTCCCCTTGAGAGATTTCCACTGTCATCCTTTTAAACGGCTCAGCTGCTTAATCCCGACGCACGCCCACCGCGCGTCCACGGACGCGTTTGTTAATATTCGTCATTTTAATGTGCCGCCATCAAAATAAAGCGGCCGTGACCTTTTAAACTGTTCCACTCGTGCGCCAGAGGAATCGCCgtaataaaacacttttttgtcCTGGAAGTGTTTTAATTGGATTGGTGCGCTCCGCCCGGCGGGTGAGCAGGATGCCCCGCAGACCCGCACCTGCGCCGGAGCGACGCGCACGGACGTGAAATGACCTCAGCAGACGGCCCGTTTTTCACGCTTCGGCCCTCGAAGGTTTCTGTCATTCGGTGCCCACCGTGCGTCTGGGGATAATTACGCGTGGGAGACGGTCCGAGGAGTGGATGTAGCCTTTGGCGGAGTGAACTGCGAACATGGACGCGGCAAAGAAAGGTGAGATTTGCGCCTGCCGGTGCAAGTCGGCACAAAGTGAATAGCAGTGATGAAAAATGGCATTTAATATCCAGCAAAGTcgctcttttattttatttttaaacaaggATACTTGTACTGTCTTGTACCTGCACTGTTAGCCGGGTCGTGCTAATATTTGTGGCCTTTATTAATCTTGGCTGACGCTGGCAGGTTTATCCAGCGCGCGGGGCCTCGCCAACAGGTGCTCAGGCACCTGTACGTTAGTTAAGCAGCACATAAAGAAGTGGGTCACATCTGGTGCTGGATGCCTCGGGGGCAGAAGACCGGTCGCTGCTGCCATGTTGGTCACTCTGGGGTGATAAAGTATCGGGGGGGCACCTCTGTCGTGCATGCACACGTCTTTATTCACACCCTGCATGTTCGATCTCTTCCAGACGCCCCACCTGTGGGCGATGTGGGCAAGTCAGACACCCTGGGGTCAACTGGCTCCACCAGGAAAAGAGGTGGGGGGGCCAAGAAGGCGATGCAGGCCAACAAGTCTGCCCTCCGAGCCCCCCGGGCCCTCTGCTGCCTCACCCTCAGCAACCCCATCCGCATGGCGGCGCTGGCCCTGGTGGAGTGGAAATATCCTTTTCTCTGTGTCCTTAAACCGCCCCCACAGGTGACCGGTGGCGTTCCTGGCCGTTCCACCCTTAACCGAGTCCTCAGGCcctttgacattttcattcTCCTCGCCATATTCGCCAACTGCGTGGCCATGGGCGTCACCAAGCCCTTCCCCGACGACGACTCCAACGCCACCAATCACAAACTGGTGAGTTTCCAGTGGCCGGAACGTTCTGAAACTTGATTTTTCAAACAGGCAGCCTCCAATTTAACCGGGACCTCTCGGTGGAACCAGCTCGGCCACAATATTTGATCAGAGTTTAGGtgatttagcaaaaaaaaaaaaaaaaaaaggttgaacaCAGCCAGGTCCTCCTGTGGGCGCCTTAGATCCTTTTATTGGATTTGCACCGAGGAGCTAAGCTGGCAGTTTAGCGCACACGTTCCCTCAGCCTCCTACAGCCTGCTGGGTTCATATCTGCAGTTTTTAAATCTCAATTTGGTGAATCTCACCCTTTCAGCTGCACTCGTGGTGTAGAAAAGCCGCGTCGTGCCTCGATTGTTGGGAAGTAGAGCTGCGAGTTTGGAGGCATGAAGCAGAAGGGTCCAAAAGAGAGTGTGACAGGCTTAAGCCTGCACCAGGGCAGTAGGCTAAGaggtcaggaagctgctgcccACTTTAATGGTGACGCACGTGATCTAAAGAACATATGGAGGTAGAAAGTCCATCAAAAACACCCCAAAACGTCCTCAATTCCACGTTTCTCCGTTCCCAGGAACAAGTGGAGTACGTCTTCCTCGTCATCTTCACCATCGAGACCTTCACTAAAATCCTGGCCTACGGTTTGGTCATGCACCCCAGCGCCTACATACGCAGCGGCTGGAACCTGCTGGACttcgtcatcgtcatcgtcgGGTACGTTTCTTCGCGCGTTCCGTCCCTCTCGGCGGATCCTCGCCCACTGACGCGGGCGGCGCGTCTGCGCAGGTTGTTCAGCGTGATCGCCGAGGGCATGACGGACCACAAACCAGGGGAGGCCCACCACGCGGCGGGGAAGCCCGGGGGCCTGGACGTCAAAGCTCTGAGGGCCTTCAGGGTGCTGCGGCCCCTGCGGCTGGTTTCTGGAGTTCCAAGTATGCTCGATGCCGTTCTTGGttaacccgtgtgtgtgtgggggggggcgcacGTGCATccatgtgtggtgtgtttgccTCGTCAGGTTTGCAGATTGTGTTGAACTCCATCATGAAGGCCATGGTTCCCCTCCTGCACATCGGCATGCTGGTCATGTTCGTCATCATCATCTACGCCATCATCGGTTTGGAGCTGTTCATCGGCAGGATGCACAAAACCTGCTACTCCTCCACCACCGGTGACGCCCCCCTTCCTGGCTCAACCCGCCCGGGCTGGAGCGGGCGCGCTGGGTCCCCCGTTTCACGTTGGACCTCTTCTCCGCTCCAGGTCTCATGATGGAGGACGATGCGTCGCCGTGCGCCTTCGCCGGCAGCGGGCGCTTCTGCGTGGAGAACGGCACCGAGTGCAGGGGCAAGTGGGAGGGCCCCAACGGCGGCATCACGAACTTCGACAACATTTTCTTCGCCATGTTGACGGTGTTCCAGTGCATCACCATGGAGGGCTGGACGGACGTTCTCTACTGGGtatgaaaaactgaaaaagttCCTGGAACCAAATTAGGGAACTACTGAGTTACACCAGACGCCCCCTCTCGCTGTACGTGTCTGCGCAGATGAATGACGCCATTGGCTTCGAGATTCCTTGGATTTACTTTGTTTCGCTGGTCATCTTTGGGTCGTTCTTCATCATCAACCTGGTTCTGGGTGTGTTGAGCGGGTGAGTAGCCGCCGTCCCCGTTTGGGGCGTGGCCAGGGCGGAGGTGAGCGCCTCACGCCGCGTCCCCCCGTGTGCACAGAGAGTTCTCCAAGGAGAGGGAAAAGGCGGTGGCGCGCGGGGAGCTCCAGAAGGCCCAGGAGAGcaagcagatggaggaggacatGATCGGGTACATGGACTGGCTCATCGAGGCCGAGGACGTGGACGAGGAGGGGAACAAACGTAAGCGCCGCGCGTTTCGCCCGATTCCGACGATTTGAACGATTTACCAGCGACGCGCCATTTGCAGGCGCTGCCATTGccaagaagaagatgatgaagaagttTGGCTGGTACAAGCACAGCGAGGACGGCGGAGGTACGTCTGCTCCCGCCGCCGCTCTCCACCCTCACGCCGTTcgctctctccaccctcacGCCGTTcgctctctccaccctcacGCCATTcgctctctccaccctcacGCCGTTcgctctctccaccctcacGCCATTCGCTCTCTCCACCctcgctctctccaccctcacGCCATTCGCTCTCTCCACCctcgctctctccaccctcgctctctccaccctcacGCCATTcgctctctccaccctcacGCCATTCGCTCTCTCCACCCTTGCTCTCTCCACCctcgctctctccaccctcacGCCATTcgctctctccaccctcacGCCATTTGCTCTCTCCACCCTCACTCTCTCCACCctcgctctctccaccctcacaCCATTCGCTCTCTCCACCctcgctctctccaccctcacGCCATTTGCTCTCTCCACCCTCGTTCTCTCCACCCTCGTTCTCTCCACCctcgctctctccaccctcacaCCATTcgctctctccaccctcacGCCATTCACTCTCTCCACCCTCACGCCATTcgctctctccaccctcacGCCATTcgctctctccaccctcacGCCATTCGCTACCGATTGAACAGTCTAACGTTGTGATCCGCAGAGTCGGACTCGGATGACGACATCGCCTACCTCGACGACGACAGCGGCTTCTGCGCGTCGCTCATGTGAGGCCGCGGAGAACGTGCGTGTTTTCCGTCACCTCGACCTCGTTGTTGACGTGTGGTTTCTTTCGTTTCCGACAGGGCGAAGATGATGGCCAACAGTTTCTGGTGAGCGAACGCTCCCCTCTCCTTGTTTCTGCCGCTTGGACTCATCTCCTCACGTGGTTTCTGTCCTTGTCTTAGCGACCAGCTGTGCCAGATCAATCACACCATGAGGAAGAACTCCCGCGTGGCCGTCAAGACCACCAACTTCTACTGGTTGGTGCTTCTGCTGGTGTTCCTCAACACCGTTGCCAGCGCTTCGGAGCATTACGGGCAGCCCAAGTGGCTCACAGAAATGCAAGGTCAGCATTTTTCCCATCGTGATGGCGGCTGTAATTGGGGCGGCGGCCCGTGGTTTACACCCATCTGACCCCCCCGCAGAACGCGCCaacaaggtgctgctgctgctcttcactctggagatgctgatgAAGATGTACGCCTTCGGCCTGCAGATCTATTTCATGGCTCTGTTCAACCGCTTCGACTGCTTCGTGGTGTGTGGCGGCatcctggagatgctgctggtggagatggaggTCATCCCGCCCATCGGCATCGCCGTGCTGCGCTGCATCCGACTGCTCAGGATCTTTAAGATGACTCGGTGACTGTTGGTTTAGACAAACGGAAGCCTGCGGGCGtcctggccagcagggggcgcttgTCAGCAGAGATATCTCaactctttcttcttcctgtcctgtctccgTGTGTCTGAAGCCATTGGGCCGCTCTGTCCGACCTGGTGAACTCGCTGCTCAACTCCATGAAAGCCATCTGctcccttctgctgctgctcttcctcttcctcatcatcttcgcCTTGCTGGGGATGCAGCTGTTCGGAGGCAAATTTAACTTCGACGAGActcagatgaagaggagcacGTTCGACTCCTTCCCTCAGGCTCTGCTCACGTGCTTCCAGGTGACacttttctcccatttccacTTTATATTCATTTCCCtcttcacctgtggctcatcctcttcctcgcaGATCCTGACGGGGGAAGACTGGAACGCCGTGATGTACGACGGCATCATGGCGTACGGGGGGCCGATCTTCCCCAACATGGTGGTGTGCATCTACTTCGTCATCCTCTTTGTCTGTGGCAACTGTATCCTCTTTTTGTAGTCGTTGGGATGAATTCTCATCTTCATCGGGTTGTCAGGCAAACGAAACGGCCTCCTAAATTTTCTGATCAGACATTCTGCTCAACGTCTTCTTGGCTATCGCCGTGGACAACCTGGCTGGAGGCGGCGGGAAGAGCAAAGTGGAGTAAGCCTGGCAGAAAGGCGATGATTTCTGGCTCACGACCAtgctgaaaaggtttttttaaaaaccaaaaaacaaggCACTTTCGTGTAATTGTTCCTTTCTATCACTtagagagaaaaaggaagacGAGGAAGAGTGGGATGAcgatgaggagaaggaagatGAAGATGCTGCGGTACAGAATAAAACCCCTCGAAACTGAGGATTGGAGCACATTTATCTAAAGTTTTTACGCTGTTATTCAATTATTTGTCCTCCTGTGCAGAACGAGGACGACGACTGGCAGGAAAACGAGGAGCTGAGGGCCATCGAGGGGCTGGAGGGTGAGCCTGACATGGGGGGCCCACGGGGGGCCCACGGGGGGCCCACGGGGGGCCTACATGGTCATGAGCTCAACTATGAAACCTACATCTTCTCTGTTGTGTGCACCTCTCCATAGGTGTCGCTCCGCTAAAGCCGGATTTCTCTGGGCCCAAAGAGAAGATCGTGCCCATCCCTGACGGAAGCTCCTTTTTCATCCTGGGAAAGAAAAACTGGTACTGCTGCGGCGTCACGTTAACCTCGGCCCTCCTTCACAGGATCCAACGTGAATCAAACCTCCTTTTCTGTCGTTTCTCCCGCTCCTTCTCAGTTTGCGAGTTGCCTGCCACAACCTCATCCACCACCCCTACTTCACTaacttcatcctcatcttcatcatcctcagcaGCATCTCCCTGGCTGCTGAGGATCCAATCAAATCCCACTCGTTCAGAAACATAGTAAGATGTTTAAGAGCCTTTTCAAATCTCTCTTCTAAAGCCGGGTCTGAATGCTGGTTTCTCTCCCGCCCAGGTGCTCGGTTACGCCGATTACGTCTTCACCTCCGTTTTCACGGTGGAGATCGTTCTGAAGGTAACGGCTGCGGGGATCCTTTGTGGATCGATGTTTCTGCCTCACGTCGTACCCTAACATCTGCCGCTCGTGTCTAGATGACCGTCTACGGGGCGTTTCTGCACACGGGGTCCTTCTGCAGGAACGCCTTCAacctcctggacctgctggtcgTCGGCGTGTCGCTCACCTCCTTCTTTCTGCAGTGAGTGGATCAGACTAGGGGGCGGACGCCTTTAAGGGCGGCACGTCGCCCGACTCCTCTCACGGCTGAAGATCGCCTGTCTTGCTGTTTTCAGTTCGAGTGCGATTTCGGTGGTGAAGATCCTGAGAGTGCTGCGCGTTCTCAGGCCTCTTCGAGCCATCAACAGAGCTAAAGGACTCAAGGTAATCAAGGACTCATGTCTTTCATCTTAGACTCAGGATTCAAGCCATCATCAAATAGAAGGAGGTATAAGAATTGGTCCAATAATCCGATATTCAGTTACTTTCAGAACTTGGCGGCTCCTTGTGATCGTAGCTAACGAGTGTGTGTTGTCCCGTCTTCGCAGAATGtggtgcagtgtgtgtttgtggccaTCCGGACCATCGGCAACATCCTGATCGTCACGACGCTCCTTCAGTTCATGTTTGCCTGCATCGGAGTGCAGCTCTTCAAGGTACAAAGTCACCAACTGTGGATGTTTCACAGGCGATACCAGGACGGCAGCTTGACGCCGCCCCTTTTTTGCCTGTTCTTAATGTCGCAGGGCCGATTCTACAGCTGCACCGACGAGGCCAAACAAACACCCGAGGAGTGCAAGTCAGTCTCCAGTTACCTGCCGCCACCTCCTCACCTGGGCTCGGCGGCCTCTTAACGTCGCCTGTTTCTGGTTTCAGAGGAACGTTTGTGATCTACAAAGACGGCGACATAAACCACCCCATGGTGAGGGAGAGGGTTTGGGAAAACAGCGATTTCAACTTCGACAACGTGCTGAACGGGATGCTGGCGCTGTTCACCGTGTCCACCTTTGAAGGATGGCCGCAGTGAGTGGACGCTCGATTTATTATAAAGGGAAAGCATGTGATGCTGCGGCGGGAGTAGGAAGTAGGGAAGacccttcagaataaaagttcTCTTCCGTTTAATCGAGAAAAGTGGCCATTTTCCTGGGGGATTCCCTGAACCTTTCCCACTTCTGTCCTCACACTTGTCCAGACTCCTTTATCGAGCCGTGGACGCCAACGCCATAAACCGAGGGCCCATTTACAACTACCGAGTGGAAATCTcaatcttcttcatcatctacatcatcatcatcgccttCTTCATGATGAACATATTCGTTGGTTTCGTCATCATCACATTTCGGGAGCAGGGAGAGGCCGAATTCAAGAACTGTGAACTCAACAAGAATCAGGTCTGTGGTTCTGCTTTTCTGCGCCTCATCGTTGAATCCTAACGGCCCCCGTCTGTCTGTTCCAGCGTCAGTGCGTCTACTACGCCCTCAAAGCTCAGCCCATTAAGATTTACATCCCTAAAAACCAGTCCCAGCTCAAATTCTGGAAAATCATCAACTCCAGCCAGTTTGAATACATCATGTTTGTGCTGATCCTGGGAAACACGCTCACGCTGGCCATCCAGGTACCGCCTCGCACCACCCTCTCCTCGCTGTCCGGAGAGGCCGACCCTTGTCTGAGTGCTCTTGTGTCTCCTCATCAAGCATTACGAGCAGTCCAAGCTCTTCACCTCCATCATGGACATCCTCAACATGATCTTCACCGTGGTTTTCACCGTGGAGATGGTTATCAAGCTGCTGGCTCTGCGCGCTCACGTGAGGCTCCGTCTCCCTTGAAAGAAAACTCCCGCGTCACCCGACTCTTCCTTtgagtttgttcttttttcctccgtAGCATTACTTCATCGATCCCTGGAATTCCTTTGACGCTTTGATCGTGGTGGGAAGCGTGCTGGACATCGCCGTCTCAGAGTTCAGCGTGAGCTTTTTAGTACCTTTATTAGCTGAGAGGCCTGAGCAGCATCTTCTGTTAAAGGAGGCATTAATGAGGTTCACTGGTCTCTTCCCTTTCcacacctgctgctcctcactggtTACACTGGATCCAGGGAGGAGGCGGCCATGGCGAGGTGAGCACAACCCTGACAATAGCAATGGACCTGGTGCTGGCTGCTCTCATGCTTCCGTCTGAATAAATGCGATCACATTTACTGATTAGTGACAACATTGGTTCTATGTGCGGTTCCTTCTATAGGGCAGTAAAGGAGAGAGCGGGAAAGTGTCCATCACTTTCTTCCGTCTGTTCCGGGTGTTGCGGTTGGTTAAACTTCTCAGTAAAGGAGAAGGCATCCGGACGCTCCTCTGGACCTTCGTCAAGTCCCTGCAGGCTCTGCCGTACGTCGGTCTGCTCATCGCCATGATCTTTTTCATCTACGCCGTCATCGGCATGCAGGTGAGTCTTTGGCCGATCGGGACTCTTATATAGTGTCGGCAGTCGTGCCTTTAAACTGTCGTTATCCTGAAAACGGCAGGATCACGATTTTCCTTCTGTCCCCTCAGATGTTTGGGAAAGTGGCCGTCGATGACAACACCAACATCAACAGGAACTGCAACTTCCAGACGTTCTTCATGGCGGTGCTGGTGCTCTTCAGGTGAGCCTTATTTTGGAACATGAGCCCATTTTTGCACTTCCTTCATCCTTTTAATGAGGAATAAGGGGTCTCCCACCAGTCCAGGAAGGTCAGAATGCTGGTTCTGTGTTCTGACAGGTGTGCCACTGGAGAACAGTGGCAGGAGATTATGTTGGGAGCACTTCCAGGGAGACGCTGTGACCCAGAATCCGACATTGAACCCGGTGAGGAGTACACCTGCGGCAGCAACTTGGCCTACCTCTACTTCATCAGCTTCTTCATGCTCTGTGCTTACCTGGTGAGTGAGGCTGCAGATGAAGCTAAACTATGACGTCATTTATCTCTTAAATACGCCAAGTATAGATAAATGAAGTTTTTCTTGATCAGAACTTTTGAGGAGCCAAATGTTTTCGTTTTTTGTTTCCTTGAGATCATCAACTTGTTCATTGCCGTCATCATGGACAACTTTGAATACCTGACACGAGACTGGACGGTTCTGGGAACCCACCACCTGGACGAGTTTAAGAGAGTCTGGTCGGACTACGACCCAGAAGCCACGTGAGAATGATTCCTCTCATGTCCCTTTGTTCTTCCCTTTGTTCTTCCCTTTGTTCTTCCCTTTGTTCTTCCCGGGAACTCAAGGTTCCGTTTCCTCTCCTAGCGGTCGTATAAAGCACATCGACGTCGTCACCATGCTCCGTCGCATTCAGCCTCCTCTCGGTTTTGGGAAACTGTGTCCTCATCGCGTCGCCTGCAAGGTACGTCCACGCCGAACCCGCATCTCCGACCCGCGGACGACGGGCTGAACCGCTTGTTCTGTGGGCTTTGCAGAGACTGGTGGATATGAACGTCCCGCTGCATCCAGACGGGACCGTCACCTTCAACGCTACTCTGTTTGCTCTGGTGAGAACCTCGCTGAAGATCAAGACTGAAGGTTCgcccacgcccacacacacacacacacacacacacacacaccaggtctCTGTGTGTTATGTCTCATGGATAACACAACATGGTTGTCCTCCTCAGGCCCCATAGATCAGCAGAACGAAGAGCTGAAGATAATTATCAAGAAGCTGTGGAAGCGCACCAAACCGAAGCTGATTGATGAAGTCATTCCTCCCCCCAGAGGTGCCCACAGCTCCTGGAATAACACATGTAAACCAAATCAATCTCCTCAAAGACACCTGTATGAAAAATTCTCTCCTCAGGAGATGAGGTGACCTGTGGGAAATTCTACGCCAGCTTCCTGATCCAGGACTATTTTAAAAAGTTCCGCAAGAGAAAAGAGCGGGAGAGAAAATCTAAACGGAAGGACAAGGCcgcagccctgcaggtgagGCTTCGCCGCATGTTGACATCGTGGACCAGCGGTAATCTGCAACAGTCCAAACGTCcctgtttccccccctctgaTGCCTCCTCAGCAAGGGCTGCGCTCGCTGCAGGACCTGGCCCCAGAGATGCGTCTGGCCATGGCCTCGGACctggaagatgaggagggggcGGACGGGGAGATGACAGGCGATGAAGTGTTTGGCAGCGAAGCTGGGACCTCGGTGAACACCACCCCCGCCACCACGCCACTTCCACCCATAGACACTCTGGTGCAGCAGACGGCCATCTTCATGGAACCTGAGCCCgaagcagagaaagaggaagtgatcACAGAGCAGGTGAAGGGTCTGGAGATGGAACATAGACCCGGATCTGAGCTGGCAGGGGTCACCATTGTAACGGAGCAGCCTGTGAGGTCTGAGCCCCTGCCTGTGAGGTCTGAGCCCCTGCCTGTCATCAGGTGCGTTCCGCTGTTTTCACTCAGGCACTGTCGCCGTAAAAGTCGTTAGGATAACGTTGTGTCCTGGTCAGGGTGGACTCCATCAATGacctgcctcttcctcctccgcccgAGGTGTTGCCTCTTCCAGAGGACACGAGTGGCGTGTCGTAGAAGAACCGGCTGTGGAGGTTTTGACCACAGAAACCGAGGCGGGATACAGCCGGGAGGGTGATGATGCGAGCGCTGCCTCGGTCAACAGGTACGAAACAAAGAAACGGAGCTTTGATCCTATTCTAATCTCTTCCTGGTTTATTTGTTGAATAGCCCACGTGCCTTGATGAGCTATCTTTGGAACACCTGATCTGATATAGAAAGCTCTAAACCTCCTCCAGGTACGTGTATCCAGAAGTTGTGTCTCCCGTTCCGACTGAGACGGGCTACAACGGACAGAACCTGGAGAGAGCCAGCAGCATCGGGGAGATAGCCTACGATCACCAGGACGCTCAAGAGTTTGTTAGCAACGGCTACAACGACGGCAACGTGAATGGAGGCAGCGTTGCCACGAGCCCCACGCCCTACGACACGAACGGGTACAACGGGAACGGGTACAATGGGAACGGGTACAATGGCTACAGTGAAAACGGCAGCTTCTTCAGCACCAACACGAACGGAAATGCGTGCAACGAAAACGGCAGCGGCTACGCCGACAACAAGAACGTCCGGAGGCGGCTACTTCCTGCCATCCCAAAAGGTGAGAAACAGCAATACACTGTGCTGAACATGTGCGGATGGACTATTCTCAACCCTGATCACTTTCAGGTCGTAGACCAGCCTTTAACTTCCAGTGTCTGAAGCCACAGAGGAGTTTGGATGAGCAGACTCCCATCCCAGGAACCTACCATGGGAATTCGTCCCCGTCCCGGTCGCGTTTACAGGTACGGCACAGCGCCCCTCGGTGCGTGCGAGCAGTCACGGACGAGTGTCTCTTCTTGTTTTGCCCTCCTGCGTCAGAACCAGCACAGTCTCGACTCCCGGCCCAGCAGCGTTTCCTCGATGTCGTCCGCTTCCTGGGCAAACACGGGAGCAGCTGGCTGCACTCCTCTTCCAGGAATAACTCACCCCTCGGGCCGCAGGGGGAAGCTCATTTACACCCCCATGATGCTGGTGGATGAAGCCACGGGCACCAGGCAGCCTCTATGGACCGATGGCACCACCAGCCTCCCTGCTGGAAACCGCCCTGGCTGGTACCCGACCCAGGCCAGAACCTTCAACAGCATGAGGATCCCACCAGTCAACCAGGGATACGTGAGCAAAGGAGGCGCAGACAGTCTTGTGGAGTCGGTGAGTGTTTATTTACACCATTTTAGATGATCGAATCGAGCGTTTTATTCATCTCTGAGTCAACCCATCACAGGATAAGACGCCAGTCAAGAAAACGGTTGATTTCTACGTCTTCCTGATTTCAGATCTTGATCTCCGAGGGTCTCGGCGTCTTTGCCAGGGACCCCAAGTTTGTCAGCTTCGCCAAGCGCGAGATCGCCGAAGCCTGTCACATGAGCATGGACGAGATGGAGAGCGCCGCCACGGACCTCATCGCGCGCGGGGCCACTCGGTCCATTTCGCGGTTCGAGGAGGAGCTGGCCGACGAAATGAACTGCGTGGTTTCATACTGAGATGGACAGAACCGGTGAAACTGTGTGAGAGGTAGATCCGCATGCGTGCGGAGAAGAACGAGACACCAATGACAAAAATTTGCTGTTCTACAGTTAAACGGGGTAAGGAATGCATTTATGCCAAATAACATATCGCACACATACATAAATATGTCAATAAATAGCCTGTTCTCAttttttacagcattttttAGTTGCGTTTTCAGTTATCAGGGAATACCCACATTTAGCCTCATCAGTATACATTAATTTACACAAATATACTGTATAGACATCTTTACT is part of the Takifugu flavidus isolate HTHZ2018 chromosome 8, ASM371156v2, whole genome shotgun sequence genome and encodes:
- the LOC130529900 gene encoding voltage-dependent L-type calcium channel subunit alpha-1D-like isoform X1, with protein sequence MDAAKKDAPPVGDVGKSDTLGSTGSTRKRGGGAKKAMQANKSALRAPRALCCLTLSNPIRMAALALVEWKPFDIFILLAIFANCVAMGVTKPFPDDDSNATNHKLEQVEYVFLVIFTIETFTKILAYGLVMHPSAYIRSGWNLLDFVIVIVGYVSSRVPSLSADPRPLTRAARLRRLFSVIAEGMTDHKPGEAHHAAGKPGGLDVKALRAFRVLRPLRLVSGVPSLQIVLNSIMKAMVPLLHIGMLVMFVIIIYAIIGLELFIGRMHKTCYSSTTGLMMEDDASPCAFAGSGRFCVENGTECRGKWEGPNGGITNFDNIFFAMLTVFQCITMEGWTDVLYWMNDAIGFEIPWIYFVSLVIFGSFFIINLVLGVLSGEFSKEREKAVARGELQKAQESKQMEEDMIGYMDWLIEAEDVDEEGNKRAAIAKKKMMKKFGWYKHSEDGGESDSDDDIAYLDDDSGFCASLMAKMMANSFCDQLCQINHTMRKNSRVAVKTTNFYWLVLLLVFLNTVASASEHYGQPKWLTEMQERANKVLLLLFTLEMLMKMYAFGLQIYFMALFNRFDCFVVCGGILEMLLVEMEVIPPIGIAVLRCIRLLRIFKMTRHWAALSDLVNSLLNSMKAICSLLLLLFLFLIIFALLGMQLFGGKFNFDETQMKRSTFDSFPQALLTCFQILTGEDWNAVMYDGIMAYGGPIFPNMVVCIYFVILFVCGNYILLNVFLAIAVDNLAGGGGKSKVEEKKEDEEEWDDDEEKEDEDAANEDDDWQENEELRAIEGLEGVAPLKPDFSGPKEKIVPIPDGSSFFILGKKNCLRVACHNLIHHPYFTNFILIFIILSSISLAAEDPIKSHSFRNIVLGYADYVFTSVFTVEIVLKMTVYGAFLHTGSFCRNAFNLLDLLVVGVSLTSFFLHSSAISVVKILRVLRVLRPLRAINRAKGLKNVVQCVFVAIRTIGNILIVTTLLQFMFACIGVQLFKGRFYSCTDEAKQTPEECKGTFVIYKDGDINHPMVRERVWENSDFNFDNVLNGMLALFTVSTFEGWPQLLYRAVDANAINRGPIYNYRVEISIFFIIYIIIIAFFMMNIFVGFVIITFREQGEAEFKNCELNKNQRQCVYYALKAQPIKIYIPKNQSQLKFWKIINSSQFEYIMFVLILGNTLTLAIQHYEQSKLFTSIMDILNMIFTVVFTVEMVIKLLALRAHHYFIDPWNSFDALIVVGSVLDIAVSEFSGGGGHGEGSKGESGKVSITFFRLFRVLRLVKLLSKGEGIRTLLWTFVKSLQALPYVGLLIAMIFFIYAVIGMQMFGKVAVDDNTNINRNCNFQTFFMAVLVLFRCATGEQWQEIMLGALPGRRCDPESDIEPGEEYTCGSNLAYLYFISFFMLCAYLIINLFIAVIMDNFEYLTRDWTVLGTHHLDEFKRVWSDYDPEATGRIKHIDVVTMLRRIQPPLGFGKLCPHRVACKRLVDMNVPLHPDGTVTFNATLFALVRTSLKIKTEGPIDQQNEELKIIIKKLWKRTKPKLIDEVIPPPRGDEVTCGKFYASFLIQDYFKKFRKRKERERKSKRKDKAAALQQGLRSLQDLAPEMRLAMASDLEDEEGADGEMTGDEVFGSEAGTSVNTTPATTPLPPIDTLVQQTAIFMEPEPEAEKEEVITEQVKGLEMEHRPGSELAGVTIVTEQPVRSEPLPVRSEPLPVIRVDSINDLPLPPPPEVLPLPEDTSGVS